The window CTGACCGGAATGACTGGTGTATTTCCAGACAACGGGTATGGGGAGTCCCAATTCCTATCTTTTATTGTGAAGCTTGTCAGGAAGCGATTGTGAATGATGAAACGATTAATCGGATTGCGGAAATTTTTAGACAGGAAGGTTCATCCGCCTGGTATGCCATGGACGTTTCCGAATTAATTCCCGAGGGGCTTTCTTGTCCTGCCTGCGGCAATACTTCTTTCAGGAAAGAAACCGACACCATGGATGTATGGTTTGATTCCGGTTCCAGTCATGAAGCTGTTCTTCAGGAAAGGGAAGAATTGCAGTGGCCTGCTGACTTATATTTGGAAGGTTCTGACCAATACAGAGGATGGTTTAACTCGTCCCTTTCCACAGCGGTTGCCACCAGGGGTCAAGCCCCATACAAAGGGATTTTAAGCCACGGCTTTACCTTGGACGGAGAGGGTAGAAAGATGTCCAAATCCTTGGGTAACGTGATCGTTCCACAGGTGATCATGGACAAATTGGGTGCAGACATCCTTCGCTTATGGGTGGCTTCTGTTGATTACCAATCTGATGTAAGAATCTCAGATAATATCTTGAATCAGATTGCTGAGGTGTACCGGAAGATCAGAAATACTTTCCGATTCCTTCTGGGCAACTTGAATGATTTTAATCCAACGAAAGACCGGGTTTCCTATGAGGAGTTAACGGAGCTGGATCGTTATATTCTGGGTAAAGCTCAGAGAGTAATTCAGAAGGTACGCAAAGCTTATGAACAGTATCAATTCCATACGATCTTTCATACCGTCCATAACTTCTGTACCATTGATTTAAGTTCCCTTTACATTGATGTATCCAAAGACCGTTTATATACCGAGCAACCTGAATCTCCATTGAGAAGGGCTGCCCAGACGGTGATGTACGATGTATTGGTGGATTTGGTGAGATTGGTTACTCCGATCATCCCCCATACCGCTGACGAAGTGTGGAAATATATTCCGGGTGAAAGGGAATTAAGCGTACAGCTCACCGATTTGCCGGAAGCCAATTTATCCTTGATTGATCATCAATTGGAGAAGAAATGGGATCAGTTGATTGAAGTGAGAGATGAAGTATTAAAGGCATTGGAGCAGGCGCGGAAGGAAAAATTGATCGGAAATTCCTTGGGTGCTTCCGTTCATCTTTATCCCAGCGAAGAAAATTACCCATTGCTTTCAGCTATGGAATCGGCACTGCCAGAGTTATTTATCGTTTCCCATGTGGTACTGCACAAGCCAGATGAAGAGGTTTCGGAAAATGCCCTGGATTTAGAAGGAGTATCCGTTCTGGTTAGTCAGGCTCCAGGAGAAAAGTGTGAGCGCTGCTGGATGGTGAAGGAGGAAGTGGGTCAGGATAATATCCATCCTTCATTATGCCCACGCTGTGCCCAAACCGTTAAAAACCATTATGCCCATGTGGCAGTGGAATAGGAAAAAACAAGAGATAAACTAAAAAAACAAAGAAGGCATGTTCAACTAAAAGCAGAGCATGCCTTCTTTGTTTTTATAAAAGAGATTTTATCATGTTGCTTAATGCATAGAGGAATATAATTAATGCAGCGATTGTTTTAGGATATTTTTTATACCATAGTGATAACGATAAAAGAGATAATGCTTCATAAACGGAATCAATAATAAAAGTTGTTAGGTTATAGTTGATTTGTAAATAGGCATCAACTACGATATATACGCCAGCAAAAATAAGAAGGTACATTAAGATCTGTTTTTTATTTTTTCTCTCTAAATAATAGAAAAAGAAGAAAATGGCAGATAACCAAGCGCTTTCAATTGCATATAGCAGTGAGTCTTCTCCGTTCATACATTTCTTCTCCCTTTTGGATTGCTGTAAACATGATGTTTCCGAGTTTTATCTATAAATATTTCTTTTTTAATAATTCGTTACCATCTTTGTTAACTATTCAAATTGTTAAAATATTTATAGCGTTGATAATATTAAGATCTTTGTATAAGTCGATAATTACAGCTTTTTCTGGTGGAACTTCAAAAATCCTATATTGTATACCTTCATAGAAAATAATACCAACTAAATCATCAGAACATAAAACATTATTTTCCAACAAAATGGTAATCATTGGTTTCAAAGGAGATATAGAATCTTCAATTATCTTGACCATATAAATATCCAGTTCAAAGCCTATCTATGGATGTAACTACTAACTACTCGACCTTTTTTTTTAATTCTGTTAAATTCATTACCAATATAATTCCTTATTTTTGAGGTTATTTTTTCGGTGAATTTATAATTGGTATTTGCTATATCAACGACAAAAGCTGATCCTCCTCCAACTTTAACTGCAGTTTTATTATCTGCTCCCAATTTTTTGGCTGTTTTACAACCTACATTAAAACCTATAAGATCAGTTGCAATTTTGTTAGCTAAGACATCAGTTGTAGAATTAATTAATCCCATAATTTTCTTCCCCTTTCTTATATTAATGGAAATATTTACCTATTAATAATATATATTTTTTTGAAAATTGTAAATAAAAATTTATCGACAAAATTCTACATTATTTTCTGTTTTTTCAGTTAGGTTATCTATTCATGCTTAATTAAGTCGATATACAATATAGGGTACAAAAAATAATCGAATTAGTGGTGATATGATGATTTTTTCAAATCAATCAGAAATGATGATTCAATCCGCTTCAGAAAAAGATTTATTAGTCCTTGCCCAGATGAATAAACGGCTTATTGTTGTCAAAACCTCAACAGGATATTTTCTTCCGGGTGGAGGAATAGAAGAGAATGAAACTCATGAGGAATGTCTAAAACGTGAATTTTTAGAAGAATTAGGGTATGTAATAAAAATAATAGAATTCATTGGACGGGCGAAAAGATATTTTTATTCAACGCAATTAAATGAGAACATGGTTAGTGAGGGTTTCTTTTACATAGCGGAATTAATTGGGGAGCCACAAAATCCGCCGGAATATGATCATCAACTGGTATGGTTGAAACGAGATGAAGTCAACTTATTATTTCACACACATCAAGTGTGGGCAGCAGAAAAGGTATTTAATCAGAATTTCAACAATTAGTATCATTTTTTAGCCTTTCAAATATTATCTGTTAACTGATTTGGATGTCCTTGGTTTCTCCAAAGTCAAGCTGGCCATGGATAGAGGCTCACGTTTAGGAGAGGTGGTCCGATTAAAAGTGAAGGACATTGATCGAGAACGGATGGTCATTCATGTAAAACAGGGCAAAGGACGAAAAGATCGCTATACGGTACTATCAGAAGTAACTCTTAATCTTCTGGATATATATGCGAAGGAAACTCGATTGGACTCGTGGGTGTTCCCAGGTGCCGAGGAAGGAAAGCATCTTAGTGAACGCTCTGTTCAAAAATTATTTGAAAAAGCTATTAGTAGAACTGGAATCAAGAAGAATGTTTCGCTTCATTCTCTACGCCATTCTTTTGCTACTCATCTTCTGGAAAATGGAACTGACTTAAGGTATATACAAGAACTGTTGGGGCATTCAGATGTAAAAACAACCGAACGATATACACACGTAAGGAGAAAGGATGTGATGAGAATTCAATAGTCCATTAGATAGGATCATGGGTCTGAGACTCGGTCTACGCCTGTAAGTTTCGGGCGTGTCGGGAATACTCGAGACGTTATCCGAAACATTGAAGCGAAAAACTTTTAAAAACCCATGATAAAACCGATAAATATTAACACAAGAAAATATATGAAGTATAATGAATATAACAAAAGTGTATGTCGAGGTGATCAAAAAATGAGTGTAAAGAATGAAGTAATTAAAATTATCCAAGAGATGCCGGACAATGTGACTATGGAAGATATTCTTTATAAACTATATGTACGAGCAAGGATTGAAGAAGGTATTAAAGAACTAGATGAGGGTAAAGGAATTCCGCACGAAGAAGCTATGGAGAGAATATTTAAATGGCTAAATTAAACTGGTCACCTAGGTCTCTCAATGATTTAGAGATCATCTTTGATTACATTAAATCGGATTCAGTTGATAATGCCAGTAATTTTATAAAACAAATTATTGAAGTGACTTTAACTGTACCTGAATTTCCATATGCAGGGAGAGTTGTTCCTGAGTTTAAGGATTCAAGGTTACGTGAAAAACTTTATAAGAATTATCGAATTATTTATCGTGTAGAGACAGAATTAATAGAAGTTGTAACAATATTACATCAATCCAAACGACTTAAATAGAATTTTATAAGACATCATGATTCTACAAAGGATCAATGATGTTTTTTATTTGTAAGCAGATTCAAAAATGCTTCGGATAAAAAGATATTCACGCTGCGAGCTAACGCCCTTGGTTGTGGAGGCATAGGGCATGAAGCAATTCAAGAAGTTATTCATGAAGAGCACTGCCGTAACACATCTCCTTCGCAAACCGAGTCGGCGGCCTGAGCCTAAGAAAAGAGCTTTCTAAGGCTCAGACTTCACCTGTAAGCTCAGGGGCGTCGTGAATACAAAACGTTATGTGCCATGCCATATCGGGGAATAAATTGTGGTCGGAATTAAAAAAGGAAAAGTGAAGTGAGATTATAATGACTTATCCAAAGTGGTACTACAATGAATATAAGCAGGTTGGATTAAACTACATGGATCAAAAAGAAGTAAAAGTGTATGATCAACGAATGCAAAAGTTGCGGGATATTAAAAAAGAAACGGAAGAAATAAAAAGGAAGATAAATCTAATGTCAGACCACGTAATTATTGAAATTGGCACTGGAACTGGTGAGTTTGCAATTGAAATTTCTCAGCATCGACTTACTCAATCTCCTTTCCATAGACTATCTATTATGGTAGAATGTATATGTAAGGAGTTGGTTTCCGGTGAAAAATGTGCAAATTAACATTTCTATTCCTGAAACATGGAAATCAGAGTTGGAAAATCTGGCACGTGTTTATTCTGTTGAAGAAGAAACGACATTAACCTATTTGGACTTGATTCGACGAGCGATTAAAGAAAAATACGAATTAGACTCCGATGAATGATTACAAATCCCTGAACCATTGCCGCTATCTTGTTCAGTATCATTTAGTTTGGTGTCCGAAATTTCGGTTTCAAGTTCTAAAAGGTGATGTCGAAGTTTCATTGAAACAAATTTTTCAACAGATATGTGAAAAATACGAATATGAAATCATTGAATTGGAAGTCATGCCCGACCACATTCATATCTTTTTATCTGCAAAACCTACTGTCGCACCAACGGATATTGTGCGAACACTAAAAAGCATTTCAGCTATTGAATTGTTCAAACAATATCCACTACTTAAACGATTTTATGGAAGATGTGGTTCACTATGGAGCAAAGGGCATTTCGTAAGCACAATTGGCAAGGTCAGCTCTGAAACAATTAAGAGATATATTCAAGAGCAGAAAACAAGACCGTAGAAGGAGGTGGAACACGAATGAAAATCAACAAAGTATACCGTTTCAAGTTAGAACCAACAGCAGCACAAATTCAACAATTAAAACAAGCTTGTGGTTGTCAACGTTTTGTGTATAACTACTATTTGAAAAAGAACTTGGAGCAGTATAAACAGAATAAGACATTTGTGTTCTATCACGAGATGGCTACGGACTTGCCGAATTTGAAGAAGCAATTTCCATTTTTAAGCGAATCGTTTTCCCAGAGTTTGCAAACCACGTTGCGAAATTTAGATAAAGCGTTTAAGAACTTCTTTAAAGGATTAGCGGAATTTCCTACCTTCAAAAAGAAGAATAAGCATGATTCGTTTACTTGCCCTCAAAAGTTTCGCATCGAAGAAAAGGTCATCTTTATTCCCAAAATTGGGGAAGTGCGGTACCATAAATCAAGACAAATCGAGGGTAAGATAAAGTCCATCACCGTATCACAAAAATGTGGTCGATGGTTTGTTTCTGTACTTACTGAACAGGAGATGGAACAACCACTGACATGATTCAAGCTGAGCGACAAAATGACACGATCATCTATGAAGTAACGGTGCAAGAAGCGGTAACCGACCTGGGAATCACCAGTTTACGCCGCGAAAAAATTTCCCTAATGAAATTTGATGATAGATATTTAATTACCAACGTAGATCAGAGTACCTCGTACCGGGAAAGCCAGTCATCAAATGTATCGGCGAGTCAATCAACGGATAGTTTGCCTGTCGATTTCGGTACGGTATACAAAAATAGTCAATAATTTGTCATCCCCATCTCATTTATCGGTTCGGGATGGGAAGCCGATTGTTTACGAACCCCTATTTTTTGGGTTTTTTTTTATCGCTAAAATTGGGAACACTATATGTAATATAGACGGAACAAATGACCTTGCTTAGGAATAATAAGGATAGCCTTCTAATAAGGACAG is drawn from Microaerobacter geothermalis and contains these coding sequences:
- a CDS encoding tyrosine-type recombinase/integrase — its product is MDRGSRLGEVVRLKVKDIDRERMVIHVKQGKGRKDRYTVLSEVTLNLLDIYAKETRLDSWVFPGAEEGKHLSERSVQKLFEKAISRTGIKKNVSLHSLRHSFATHLLENGTDLRYIQELLGHSDVKTTERYTHVRRKDVMRIQ
- a CDS encoding RNA-guided endonuclease InsQ/TnpB family protein, with protein sequence MKINKVYRFKLEPTAAQIQQLKQACGCQRFVYNYYLKKNLEQYKQNKTFVFYHEMATDLPNLKKQFPFLSESFSQSLQTTLRNLDKAFKNFFKGLAEFPTFKKKNKHDSFTCPQKFRIEEKVIFIPKIGEVRYHKSRQIEGKIKSITVSQKCGRWFVSVLTEQEMEQPLT
- a CDS encoding type II toxin-antitoxin system RelE/ParE family toxin, with product MAKLNWSPRSLNDLEIIFDYIKSDSVDNASNFIKQIIEVTLTVPEFPYAGRVVPEFKDSRLREKLYKNYRIIYRVETELIEVVTILHQSKRLK
- the ileS gene encoding isoleucine--tRNA ligase, whose product is MDYGKTLNLPKTDFSMRGNLPKMEPSMQEWWDEIDIYKKVQERTKGRPKFILHDGPPYANGDIHIGHALNKVLKDMIVRFKSMSGYDAPYVPGWDTHGLPIEHAIIKNKKIDRHKVGINEFREMCKEYALSYVEKQKGQFKRLGVRGDWENPYLTLKPEYEARQIKVFGEMAKKGYIYKGLKSVYWSPSSETALAEAEIEYKDKRSPSIYVKFPVKDGKGLLDEKTSVVIWTTTPWTIPANVAIALHPELEYSVVRVGDDKMVVASGLLEQVAKEVGWETYEIVNTFKGSELEYAVCRHPFYDRDSLVILGDHVTLDAGTGCVHTAPGHGEEDFYLGQKYHLEILCPVDDKGRFTEGAPGFEGLFYDDANKPITQKLDEAGALLKLSFITHQYPHDWRSKQPVIFRATEQWFASIDGFREELLKAIKEVKWTPSWGEQRLHNMVADRNDWCISRQRVWGVPIPIFYCEACQEAIVNDETINRIAEIFRQEGSSAWYAMDVSELIPEGLSCPACGNTSFRKETDTMDVWFDSGSSHEAVLQEREELQWPADLYLEGSDQYRGWFNSSLSTAVATRGQAPYKGILSHGFTLDGEGRKMSKSLGNVIVPQVIMDKLGADILRLWVASVDYQSDVRISDNILNQIAEVYRKIRNTFRFLLGNLNDFNPTKDRVSYEELTELDRYILGKAQRVIQKVRKAYEQYQFHTIFHTVHNFCTIDLSSLYIDVSKDRLYTEQPESPLRRAAQTVMYDVLVDLVRLVTPIIPHTADEVWKYIPGERELSVQLTDLPEANLSLIDHQLEKKWDQLIEVRDEVLKALEQARKEKLIGNSLGASVHLYPSEENYPLLSAMESALPELFIVSHVVLHKPDEEVSENALDLEGVSVLVSQAPGEKCERCWMVKEEVGQDNIHPSLCPRCAQTVKNHYAHVAVE
- the tnpA gene encoding IS200/IS605 family transposase, giving the protein MNDYKSLNHCRYLVQYHLVWCPKFRFQVLKGDVEVSLKQIFQQICEKYEYEIIELEVMPDHIHIFLSAKPTVAPTDIVRTLKSISAIELFKQYPLLKRFYGRCGSLWSKGHFVSTIGKVSSETIKRYIQEQKTRP
- a CDS encoding NUDIX domain-containing protein, whose amino-acid sequence is MMIQSASEKDLLVLAQMNKRLIVVKTSTGYFLPGGGIEENETHEECLKREFLEELGYVIKIIEFIGRAKRYFYSTQLNENMVSEGFFYIAELIGEPQNPPEYDHQLVWLKRDEVNLLFHTHQVWAAEKVFNQNFNN